A genomic segment from Gossypium hirsutum isolate 1008001.06 chromosome D04, Gossypium_hirsutum_v2.1, whole genome shotgun sequence encodes:
- the LOC107955141 gene encoding uncharacterized protein At2g39795, mitochondrial, translating into MAFTSILRKTANSLAPLAIRLTRVQRNYHSCIFTALNHGFQPQQPTVNRFYPNTLHFSTAVDSQKSASDESLLRVIESEIQCAEESDEYDQAEGTPSEFPFKIEDTPGLQTITLTREYDGELVKVNVHMPDLVTGEGEADDDNDDDTEKPSKSNVPLVVNVSKKDGPSLEFNCTAYPDEITIDSLSVRNPNSEDELAYEGPDFYDLDENLQKAFHKYLEIRGIKPSTTNYLHEYMINKDGREYILWLKNLKKFIEE; encoded by the exons ATGGCTTTCACTTCCATTCTCCGGAAAACAGCTAACTCCTTAGCACCACTCGCTATTCGACTCACCCGAGTCCAGAGAAATTACCACTCTTGCATCTTCACGGCCTTGAACCATGGATTCCAGCCTCAGCAACCTACTGTGAACCGTTTTTACCCAAACACCCTACATTTCTCAACGGCTGTTGATTCTCAAAAATCCGCTTCTGATGAGTCTCTTCTCCGAGttattgagtctgagattcagtGTGCCGAGGAGAGTGATGAATATGATCAG GCTGAAGGAACTCCAAGTGAATTCCCTTTCAAAATCGAAGACACTCCTGGGCTTCAAACCATAACATTAACACGAGAGTATGATGGTGAACTCGTCAAAGTTAATGTTCACATGCCTGATCTTGTCACTGGTGAAGGCGAAGCGGATGATGACAATGATGATGACACTGAAAAGCCTAGTAAATCAAATGTCCCATTGGTTGTTAATGTCTCAAAAAAAGATGGTCCGAGTTTAGAGTTCAACTGTACCGCTTACCCTGATGAGATTACCATAGATAGTTTGTCCGTTCGAAATCCCAACTCGGAGGATGAACTCGCCTATGAAGGCCCAGATTTCTA TGATTTGGATGAGAACCTGCAGAAGGCTTTTCACAAGTATTTGGAGATCCGAGGAATCAAACCGAGCACCACAAATTACTTGCACGAGTACATGATTAATAAGGATGGCCGGGAGTATATTCTGTGGTTGAAGAACCTCAAGAAGTTCATTGAAGAATGA
- the LOC107955140 gene encoding protein YIPF1 homolog isoform X1, with protein MDESSYWNLPSSHLLGSVPAVVNEESEASYGRRGGGVRGYQTLGPPTEGFEQQSQNNWKGVFSISSYTQYFDVDTDVVVNRLISSFYPAGGDFFNKIGANPDLYGLIWITTTLVFMLAAFGNCATYLIQKRTDRTTTWSFDVGYVNAAACGIYGYSLVVPVAFYFLLRYLGSNASLIRFWCMWGYSLSIFIPTAFLLLIPVEILRWIIILVAGTASSCFVTLNLTSYIGGSNDLRMMMIAAFLLQMALAIFIKVWFFP; from the exons ATGGATGAATCGTCGTATTGGAATCTTCCTTCTAGTCATTTACTCGGCTCAGTCCCC GCTGTTGTTAATGAAGAAAGTGAAGCCTCGTATGGCAGAAGAGGAGGTGGTGTCCGAGGTTATCAAACTCTTGGACCTCCGACcg AAGGATTTGAACAACAATCACAAAACAACTGGAAGGGAGTGTTTAGTATCTCATCATACACACAGTATTTTGATGTAGATACAGATGTTGTCGTAAACAGATTGATAAGTTCCTTTTATCCTGCCGGTGGAGACTTTTTCAACAAGATTGGCGCTAACCCTGATCT GTATGGGCTTATCTGGATCACAACTACATTGGTCTTTATGCTTGCGGCCTTTGGAAACTGTGCCACATACCTTATTCAAAAGCGCACTGATCGAACTACTACTTGGAGCTTTGATGTTGGCTATGTAAATGCAGCAGCTTGTGGAATCTATGGTTATTCACTCGTGGTGCCAGTGGCATTTTACTTCTTGCTTCGATATCTGGGTTCAAATGCTAGCCTTATACGATTTTGGTGCATGTGGGGTTATTCACTTTCCATTTTCATTCCAACTGCA TTTCTACTGCTTATTCCAGTTGAGATTCTCCGATGGATCATCATACTTGTTGCCGGTACGGCCTCATCATGCTTTGTTACCTTGAATTTAACATCCTATATTGGTGGCAGTAATGATCTTAGAATGATGATGATTGCTGCGTTCTTGCTGCAAATGGCCCTTGCAATCTTTATCAAGGTTTGGTTCTTTCCATAA
- the LOC107955140 gene encoding protein YIPF1 homolog isoform X2, which produces MPLTDEGFEQQSQNNWKGVFSISSYTQYFDVDTDVVVNRLISSFYPAGGDFFNKIGANPDLYGLIWITTTLVFMLAAFGNCATYLIQKRTDRTTTWSFDVGYVNAAACGIYGYSLVVPVAFYFLLRYLGSNASLIRFWCMWGYSLSIFIPTAFLLLIPVEILRWIIILVAGTASSCFVTLNLTSYIGGSNDLRMMMIAAFLLQMALAIFIKVWFFP; this is translated from the exons ATGCCACTCACTGATG AAGGATTTGAACAACAATCACAAAACAACTGGAAGGGAGTGTTTAGTATCTCATCATACACACAGTATTTTGATGTAGATACAGATGTTGTCGTAAACAGATTGATAAGTTCCTTTTATCCTGCCGGTGGAGACTTTTTCAACAAGATTGGCGCTAACCCTGATCT GTATGGGCTTATCTGGATCACAACTACATTGGTCTTTATGCTTGCGGCCTTTGGAAACTGTGCCACATACCTTATTCAAAAGCGCACTGATCGAACTACTACTTGGAGCTTTGATGTTGGCTATGTAAATGCAGCAGCTTGTGGAATCTATGGTTATTCACTCGTGGTGCCAGTGGCATTTTACTTCTTGCTTCGATATCTGGGTTCAAATGCTAGCCTTATACGATTTTGGTGCATGTGGGGTTATTCACTTTCCATTTTCATTCCAACTGCA TTTCTACTGCTTATTCCAGTTGAGATTCTCCGATGGATCATCATACTTGTTGCCGGTACGGCCTCATCATGCTTTGTTACCTTGAATTTAACATCCTATATTGGTGGCAGTAATGATCTTAGAATGATGATGATTGCTGCGTTCTTGCTGCAAATGGCCCTTGCAATCTTTATCAAGGTTTGGTTCTTTCCATAA